Proteins encoded together in one Terriglobus saanensis SP1PR4 window:
- a CDS encoding YeiH family protein, whose protein sequence is MSPSATLERNQHGHATQDVSEGGSGFLRLLPGMALLFGIGLLGKLMETLGRNLQARNIYFPHMEYVLWAIILGLLISNTIGVSKIFAPGVATYELWLKLGIVLVGAKFLFNDILHLGGLSLFLVFIELALSLSFMTLLGKIFGLPPKLTSLLAIGSSICGVTAIMAAQGAIEPDEEDTSTAIAAILMLGAIALFTFPLIGHALHMTQQAYGMWTGLAVDNTAEATVTGALYGEEAGRFAVLAKTARSAFIGFVVLGYAVYWSSKGKAPNVKNKALFLWQKFPKFILGFLAISVLATAGFFTKGQLTSLSNLSRWAFLPAFAGVGLRTQLRDLVGQGWRPIVVGVLGEIAIALITLGLVFWAYHSLGAGR, encoded by the coding sequence ATGTCCCCTTCCGCCACACTAGAGCGCAATCAACACGGCCACGCTACGCAGGATGTCTCTGAGGGCGGGAGCGGCTTTCTTCGCCTTCTGCCCGGCATGGCTCTGCTCTTTGGGATCGGTCTTCTCGGCAAACTGATGGAGACGCTCGGCCGCAATCTACAGGCCCGCAATATCTACTTCCCGCACATGGAGTACGTTCTCTGGGCCATCATCCTGGGCCTTCTGATCTCCAATACCATCGGTGTTTCAAAGATCTTCGCCCCCGGCGTTGCCACCTACGAACTCTGGCTCAAGCTCGGCATCGTCCTCGTCGGCGCTAAGTTTCTCTTCAACGACATCCTGCATCTGGGCGGCCTCTCGCTCTTCCTGGTCTTCATTGAGCTGGCGCTCTCGCTGAGCTTCATGACGCTGCTGGGCAAAATCTTCGGTCTTCCGCCTAAACTCACCTCGCTCCTCGCCATCGGCAGCTCCATCTGCGGCGTTACCGCCATCATGGCCGCACAGGGCGCGATCGAGCCGGACGAAGAAGACACCTCCACCGCCATCGCCGCCATCTTGATGCTCGGCGCCATCGCCCTCTTCACCTTTCCGCTCATCGGCCACGCGCTCCATATGACCCAGCAGGCCTATGGCATGTGGACCGGCCTCGCCGTGGACAATACCGCCGAAGCCACCGTCACCGGCGCGCTCTACGGCGAAGAGGCCGGACGCTTTGCCGTTCTCGCCAAGACTGCCCGCTCGGCCTTCATCGGCTTCGTCGTCCTTGGCTACGCGGTCTACTGGTCGTCCAAGGGCAAGGCACCGAACGTTAAAAACAAGGCGCTCTTTCTCTGGCAGAAGTTCCCCAAGTTCATCCTCGGCTTCCTCGCGATCTCGGTCCTCGCCACAGCAGGCTTCTTCACCAAAGGGCAGCTCACCAGCCTTTCGAACCTCTCACGCTGGGCCTTCCTTCCCGCCTTCGCCGGTGTCGGCCTGCGCACCCAGCTACGCGACCTCGTCGGACAGGGCTGGCGTCCCATCGTCGTCGGCGTCCTGGGCGAGATCGCCATCGCGCTGATCACCCTCGGTCTCGTCTTCTGGGCATACCACTCCCTCGGAGCTGGCCGATGA
- a CDS encoding glycosyltransferase produces MMRILMAAHPSPAHVNALVRIAKYLRNQGHEVTFLTSSVFEDLLAGSGVRFLPLSGIANHDYRERTKLFPELAAEQSYPLSLNGYMKFVSSLMPEEYESLKQILQNDPMDLIFVDPIFFGALPLLLDSGSRRPSLISIGMVAPLLSLRESSPFTGYDASPDGLRRNETERRKFNDLTAPGRAHIDSALAALGLEVPGGFTLNLLYTLPDAFLQLGTAEFDFPSSDYPRNFRFIGPLPSEEGGTYTPPGWLSQLEGQKPVVFVSQGGIANLDPDQLIRPALEALQHEELDLVVTQGGRNGHSLPNGPNIHIERYLPYESILPKTDVFLTNGGFNGVQQALAFGVPVIVAGITEEKLIVGHRVAQSGAGLNLATSSPSKEQIHEAVFTVLKEKAFRQKARELQASFAHYDALRTIGEVAESLVANSKR; encoded by the coding sequence ATGATGCGTATTCTTATGGCCGCTCACCCGTCTCCCGCCCACGTCAACGCCCTCGTCCGTATAGCGAAGTACCTCCGTAACCAGGGGCACGAAGTAACCTTTTTGACCTCATCGGTTTTTGAGGACCTGCTTGCCGGAAGCGGCGTCCGCTTCCTTCCCTTATCGGGGATCGCCAACCACGACTATCGCGAGCGGACCAAGCTGTTTCCGGAGCTTGCCGCGGAGCAGAGCTATCCACTTTCACTGAATGGTTATATGAAATTTGTAAGCAGCCTCATGCCGGAGGAGTATGAGAGTCTCAAACAAATTCTCCAGAATGATCCCATGGATCTCATCTTCGTCGATCCGATCTTCTTTGGCGCGCTTCCCTTATTGCTGGATTCCGGGTCCAGACGGCCATCTCTGATCTCCATCGGGATGGTGGCCCCACTCCTCAGTCTCCGGGAAAGTTCTCCTTTTACCGGTTATGACGCGTCTCCCGACGGGCTTCGCCGAAATGAAACCGAGAGACGGAAGTTTAACGATCTGACAGCGCCTGGACGGGCGCATATCGACAGCGCGCTGGCAGCGCTTGGATTGGAGGTGCCCGGAGGGTTTACCTTGAATCTTCTGTACACACTACCCGATGCGTTTCTTCAACTCGGTACAGCGGAGTTTGACTTTCCCTCCTCTGACTATCCTCGGAACTTTCGATTCATCGGCCCACTTCCTTCTGAGGAGGGCGGGACGTATACGCCGCCGGGTTGGCTGAGCCAACTGGAGGGCCAGAAACCTGTGGTGTTTGTATCGCAGGGAGGCATCGCTAATCTCGATCCTGACCAGTTGATCAGACCTGCCCTGGAGGCGTTGCAGCACGAAGAACTCGATCTTGTGGTGACCCAAGGCGGAAGGAATGGTCATTCTCTTCCGAATGGACCGAATATTCATATTGAGCGATATCTGCCTTACGAATCCATTCTGCCCAAAACGGATGTTTTTCTGACGAATGGTGGATTCAATGGTGTGCAGCAGGCCCTGGCGTTTGGCGTTCCCGTTATTGTGGCCGGTATAACGGAAGAAAAGCTAATCGTCGGACATCGTGTCGCTCAGTCCGGGGCGGGGCTCAATCTCGCCACAAGTAGCCCCTCGAAGGAGCAGATTCACGAGGCGGTGTTTACCGTTCTGAAAGAGAAGGCATTTCGGCAGAAAGCGCGAGAGCTGCAGGCGAGTTTCGCCCACTACGACGCTCTGCGGACGATCGGGGAAGTCGCGGAAAGCCTGGTAGCAAATTCAAAGAGGTAG
- a CDS encoding TonB-dependent receptor, producing MKALARIALAALVTTLSLHAQVVGGSVEGTVTDASGATVSDAHVNVRNTETGNQRDLTTRADGHFNAPSVPVGTYTITVEKQGFQTAHRSGIGLVIGQSITVDLSLAAGEVAQQVDVTDTPPAVNLSTQQTSGLVDERQIKQLPLNGRSYDQLMTLNPATVNYSGQRAGSIGTSNSSVGNMFSVSGHRPQDNLFLLNGIEYTGASLINVTPGGTSGQLLGVEAVREFNVVADDYGANYGKRQGAQISIVTLSGTNKLHGSAYEFFRNSVLDARNYFDQPNATKRLPTFQRNNFGASLGGPILRDKLLLFANYESYRQNLGLSDVTLVPDARARQGFLPNGTGGETFVGVNPAVAPLLALWPTPNGPSIGSGIAKAFSSPIQNIRENFGTTRFDWNQSPRDLLFAVYTVDDSDATTPSANPLSSIYETIREQVVSVQQQHVITPNFLNTARLGFSRASFFFNGIVTTNDNSNPTPFVIGKQVGAIVIAGSTASNGQSQVTQAGANVGSNNATARNLYTFDDHVFYSRGRHQIEVGGLVQWVQSNDNLAQNQAGQAAFTNLTTFLQGTVATFSVVPSPTRLNWRSWQGAGYVEDTWKLTRRFELRSGVRVESTNGWNEAHGRAANYLFTNGVIDTNPTVSSSGLTTNNAKFLPSPRVGFSYDVFGNGHTALRGGIGVYRSLLDTLNYRFDQAAPFNTTVQLKNVAVSSLAISPNTPAPAGSKISPSNTQPDLKTPTLLSWTLHLEQQLTPTTSLTIGYVGSRGNHQILSGDTNEPANVLCPSSACPSGLANGTIYYPTNVFANPNVANTTSWFSGGNILYNALTVDLHRRFANGLQLRGVYTWSKNLDNGSAWNTSVSSNTPAFVSVPNVSRLDWGPSAADVRNLAAINGSYDLPFGKGRRFANSNRLASTTLGGWTVSTIITAQTGFPFSPQLGYNPTGSGDSRNPVRPNVNPNFHGNLYPHSVTQWFDPTAYIAPFSKLSGTTVTAGAVGNASRDSLIGPGLTTVDLSLARTTPIGERLRAQFRVEAFNLLNHSNFATPNAVILASAPTYAASTAQPTAAQVIAATSPTAGVITATSTTSRQLQLSLKLLF from the coding sequence ATGAAAGCCTTAGCCAGAATCGCACTCGCAGCACTCGTCACCACCCTCAGCCTCCACGCCCAGGTCGTTGGCGGCTCCGTAGAAGGAACCGTCACCGACGCCTCAGGAGCCACCGTCTCCGACGCGCACGTCAACGTGCGCAACACAGAAACCGGCAACCAGCGCGACCTCACCACACGGGCCGACGGCCACTTCAACGCGCCCTCCGTCCCCGTCGGGACATACACCATTACGGTAGAAAAGCAGGGCTTCCAGACGGCGCACAGATCCGGGATCGGCCTGGTCATCGGCCAGAGCATCACCGTCGATCTCTCGCTTGCCGCCGGCGAAGTCGCGCAGCAGGTCGATGTGACGGACACGCCTCCCGCCGTCAACCTCAGCACGCAGCAGACCTCGGGTCTCGTCGACGAACGCCAGATCAAGCAGCTTCCCCTCAACGGTCGCAGCTACGACCAGCTCATGACGCTCAACCCCGCCACGGTGAACTACAGCGGCCAGCGCGCTGGCTCCATCGGCACCTCGAACTCCTCCGTGGGTAATATGTTCTCCGTCTCCGGTCATCGTCCGCAGGACAATCTCTTCCTCCTCAACGGCATCGAGTACACCGGGGCCTCGCTCATCAACGTCACCCCTGGCGGCACCAGCGGCCAACTCCTCGGCGTCGAAGCCGTGCGCGAGTTCAACGTCGTCGCCGACGACTACGGTGCAAACTACGGCAAGCGCCAAGGCGCGCAGATCTCCATCGTCACCCTCTCCGGCACCAATAAGCTGCACGGTTCGGCCTACGAGTTCTTCCGCAACTCCGTCCTCGATGCCCGCAACTACTTCGACCAGCCCAATGCCACCAAGCGCCTGCCCACCTTCCAGCGCAACAACTTCGGCGCTTCGCTCGGCGGTCCCATCCTGCGCGACAAACTCCTTCTCTTCGCGAACTATGAAAGCTATCGCCAGAACCTCGGCCTCTCCGATGTCACCCTCGTTCCCGACGCGCGTGCACGCCAGGGCTTTCTTCCCAACGGCACTGGTGGAGAGACCTTCGTCGGTGTGAATCCCGCCGTCGCTCCCCTGCTTGCCCTCTGGCCCACACCCAACGGTCCCTCCATCGGCTCCGGTATCGCCAAGGCCTTCTCCTCGCCCATTCAAAACATTCGCGAAAACTTCGGCACAACGCGCTTCGACTGGAACCAGTCTCCGCGCGATCTCCTCTTTGCCGTCTACACGGTCGACGACTCCGACGCCACTACGCCTTCGGCAAACCCGCTCTCCTCCATCTACGAGACGATCCGCGAACAGGTGGTCTCCGTGCAGCAGCAGCACGTCATCACGCCGAACTTCCTCAATACCGCACGCCTCGGCTTCTCGCGCGCTTCCTTCTTCTTCAACGGCATCGTCACGACGAATGACAACAGCAATCCGACGCCCTTCGTCATCGGAAAACAGGTTGGGGCCATCGTCATCGCAGGCTCGACCGCCTCCAACGGACAATCGCAGGTCACGCAGGCTGGCGCGAACGTCGGCAGCAACAACGCCACCGCGCGCAACCTCTATACCTTCGACGACCATGTCTTCTACTCGCGCGGTCGGCACCAGATAGAAGTCGGCGGCCTCGTCCAGTGGGTGCAGTCCAACGACAACCTCGCGCAGAACCAGGCCGGACAAGCCGCTTTCACCAACTTAACGACCTTCCTGCAAGGTACCGTCGCCACCTTCTCCGTCGTGCCATCGCCGACGCGTCTCAACTGGCGCTCGTGGCAGGGCGCGGGCTACGTCGAAGACACATGGAAGCTCACGCGCCGCTTCGAGCTGCGCAGCGGCGTACGCGTCGAAAGCACCAACGGCTGGAACGAAGCCCATGGCCGCGCCGCGAACTATCTCTTCACAAATGGCGTGATCGACACCAACCCCACCGTCTCCTCCAGCGGCCTCACCACCAACAACGCAAAGTTCCTGCCCAGCCCGCGTGTCGGCTTCTCCTATGACGTCTTCGGCAATGGGCACACCGCGTTGCGCGGAGGCATCGGTGTCTACCGCTCGCTGCTCGACACGCTCAACTACCGCTTCGATCAGGCCGCCCCCTTCAACACCACCGTGCAGTTGAAAAACGTCGCCGTCTCTTCGCTCGCCATCTCGCCCAACACGCCCGCACCTGCTGGCAGCAAGATCTCGCCCTCCAACACTCAGCCCGACCTCAAGACACCAACGCTCCTGAGCTGGACGCTGCACCTTGAGCAGCAACTGACGCCCACAACGTCGCTCACAATCGGCTACGTCGGCTCACGCGGCAATCACCAGATCCTCTCGGGAGACACCAACGAACCCGCGAACGTCCTCTGCCCGTCCAGCGCCTGCCCCTCGGGTCTCGCCAACGGAACCATTTATTACCCGACCAATGTCTTCGCAAACCCGAACGTAGCCAACACAACCAGCTGGTTCTCCGGTGGCAACATTCTCTACAACGCGCTCACCGTGGATCTGCACCGCCGCTTCGCCAACGGTCTCCAGCTTCGTGGTGTCTACACGTGGTCGAAGAACCTCGACAACGGCTCGGCGTGGAATACGTCAGTCTCTTCCAACACCCCGGCCTTCGTGAGCGTGCCCAACGTCAGCCGCCTCGACTGGGGTCCCTCCGCCGCCGATGTGCGCAACCTCGCCGCGATCAACGGCAGCTACGATCTGCCCTTCGGCAAAGGCCGCCGCTTCGCCAACTCCAACCGCCTCGCCTCCACGACGCTCGGCGGCTGGACGGTCTCCACCATCATCACGGCACAGACCGGTTTCCCTTTCTCGCCACAGCTTGGCTACAACCCCACCGGCTCAGGAGACTCGCGTAACCCCGTCCGCCCCAACGTGAACCCGAACTTCCACGGCAATCTCTACCCGCACTCCGTCACGCAGTGGTTCGACCCCACCGCCTACATCGCACCATTCTCGAAGCTTTCGGGAACGACCGTCACCGCGGGCGCCGTCGGCAACGCAAGCCGCGACTCACTCATCGGCCCCGGCCTGACGACGGTGGATCTTTCACTGGCCCGCACCACACCGATCGGCGAGCGTCTCCGCGCCCAGTTCCGCGTAGAGGCGTTCAACCTCCTCAACCACTCCAACTTCGCCACACCGAACGCCGTCATCCTGGCCTCCGCGCCAACTTACGCCGCCTCCACGGCCCAGCCGACCGCCGCACAGGTCATCGCAGCCACCTCCCCCACCGCTGGCGTCATTACAGCCACCTCTACCACCAGCCGCCAACTGCAGCTCAGCCTCAAACTCCTGTTTTAG
- a CDS encoding GDSL-type esterase/lipase family protein — MRAIKYLSPSLRVLAAAIAFCGIPSCSYAQTSIPWTVTYSNALEDNGPLTSDFDNFNQQTLRQLFRTNIGGTAVRVELSNLFGSQPFVVADVHVAIGILNADGSPSSSTVPGTDHTLTFSGASTVTIPAGQSVLSDGVAFNLPANAEVMTSIYFPQGIPAGIDLAFNNDGRGPLLFLAHGDVSADTSISPYFQSTNPFILTSIQVQNAQSLGTVVAFGASITAGDQATYDHGWVLDLAQRLSAAGLPVGLANKGISGNGVIGGAGPQAGDRFMRDVLQVPNAKAVIFSDDIINSLGGPNPPTFDAIIATVTPLIQQAHAKGLKFWCSTLTPNGGRPATDWTPAAEAVREQVNAFYLNPANGCDAIIDQAKATQDPAMPLRYFPAFDFGDHLHPNDAGHVAIANAVNLGLFTPTGVPPITPPSTCGKFLSGEGMIHDQPLFSCNGQNELYFQGDSNLILYNNNTEVFSTRTEGHNPGVATLLADGNFVVTDAAGKILFSTNTAGGAAGGQALVVEDDGNLNLYSNAAGTGTPIWSSNTGASAKAPRKLLTY; from the coding sequence ATGCGCGCGATCAAATATCTGAGCCCTTCCCTAAGAGTGTTAGCCGCAGCGATTGCTTTTTGCGGAATTCCTTCATGCTCTTATGCCCAAACATCGATACCCTGGACGGTCACCTATAGCAACGCTTTAGAAGATAATGGCCCCCTGACCTCAGACTTCGATAACTTCAACCAGCAGACTTTACGCCAGTTGTTTCGCACCAATATCGGTGGCACCGCCGTCCGCGTTGAACTCTCGAATCTTTTTGGCAGTCAGCCCTTTGTCGTGGCCGATGTCCACGTAGCCATAGGGATTCTGAATGCAGATGGCTCGCCTTCGTCATCCACCGTTCCAGGCACGGACCATACCTTGACCTTCAGCGGTGCAAGCACGGTAACGATTCCCGCCGGCCAATCGGTCTTGAGCGACGGAGTCGCCTTTAATTTGCCTGCGAACGCTGAGGTGATGACCAGCATTTATTTTCCCCAGGGCATTCCCGCGGGGATAGACTTGGCATTCAACAATGATGGCAGGGGACCTCTGTTGTTTCTGGCCCACGGAGACGTGAGCGCGGACACTAGCATCTCTCCCTATTTTCAGAGCACCAATCCCTTTATTCTTACAAGCATCCAGGTCCAAAATGCACAATCCCTGGGAACCGTGGTTGCTTTTGGCGCTTCCATCACGGCGGGTGACCAGGCCACCTACGATCACGGGTGGGTGCTCGATCTTGCCCAACGCCTGAGCGCCGCTGGACTGCCGGTCGGCTTGGCGAATAAAGGCATCAGCGGCAATGGCGTAATCGGTGGGGCTGGACCTCAAGCTGGCGACCGCTTTATGCGTGACGTTCTGCAGGTGCCGAATGCCAAAGCGGTCATCTTTTCTGATGACATCATCAATAGCCTTGGTGGCCCGAATCCTCCCACCTTCGATGCAATTATTGCTACCGTCACGCCCCTGATCCAACAGGCACATGCAAAGGGCCTTAAATTTTGGTGCTCTACTCTTACACCGAATGGAGGACGTCCTGCCACGGATTGGACTCCCGCAGCGGAAGCGGTTCGCGAGCAGGTGAATGCCTTCTATCTGAATCCTGCCAATGGTTGTGACGCTATTATCGACCAGGCAAAGGCCACGCAGGATCCTGCGATGCCCTTGCGGTACTTCCCAGCATTCGATTTCGGAGACCATCTGCATCCCAACGATGCAGGGCACGTAGCCATTGCCAACGCGGTCAACCTCGGCCTCTTTACTCCCACGGGCGTTCCGCCCATCACCCCGCCGTCCACGTGCGGAAAATTTCTTTCGGGGGAAGGGATGATCCACGATCAGCCACTTTTTTCCTGCAATGGTCAGAACGAACTCTATTTTCAAGGTGACTCAAACCTCATTTTGTATAACAACAACACTGAGGTTTTCTCCACCAGGACGGAGGGCCACAACCCAGGCGTGGCTACCTTGTTGGCGGACGGCAATTTCGTCGTCACGGACGCGGCCGGCAAAATCCTCTTTTCTACGAACACTGCGGGGGGTGCGGCGGGCGGACAGGCGCTTGTCGTAGAGGATGACGGGAATCTGAACCTTTACTCGAATGCGGCGGGTACAGGCACACCGATCTGGTCTTCCAACACTGGAGCTTCTGCTAAAGCTCCGAGAAAGCTCCTTACGTATTGA
- a CDS encoding 2-oxoglutarate dehydrogenase E1 component codes for MAIKTPPQKPSAKTTTKAATLAPSGSTRETVFEIFRRWGYLQATLDPLQQYLPAEPFPIDVPEGDEATQLAQEARGYYCGNIALEFSHIASPEKRQWLQEQMEQPTAATKEQQAHTLTQLIKADLFEQVIQQRYLGTKRFSLEGLTALIPYLDRTFEVSAEFGVERSTFAMSHRGRLNVMVNTVGRSAAEIFTKFEDVDPRSTLGGGDVKYHMGATGTYTSPTGKTVGLHLASNPSHLEAVDPVVMGRARAKQMRIGDEGTCKILPLIIHGDAAFAGQGIWAETLDLATIYGYQVGGTIQVVVNNLLGFTAEPQESNSSRFSTDIAKRLPIPIFHVNAEDPDAVVRVAEIAAKYRAKFASDVVVDLVGYRRHGHSEVDDPTVTQPRRYARIKETAPLYQSYAKTIGTDASAEIKQIQDSFLEDQRRGKEAEQIPHLSELPTYWEPYKGGYLDESNNVQTGLDASAVKALVQQLTSYPADFHIHPKVKALLKQREEMGAGTRSFDYGMAELVAYASVLKTGTPVRLSGQDSQRGTFNQRHSVFVDTETELRYSPLQHLNEGQGRFEVYNSMLSEAAVLGFEYGYARDYPETLTLWEAQFGDFANGAQIIIDQFIAAGEAKWHLLSGLVMLLPHGYEGQGPEHSSARIERYLQLCATDNMIVAQPSNAAQYFHLLRRQALSPFRKPLIVFTPKSMLRHPDAVSPIADFAAPQFQNVLADNEAKDPKRILVCSGKIGHNLRVERAKRGDYSTAIVFVEQLYPWPEKEISAALEQYPNAEEIVWVQEEPANMGPLTYALPLLKKDAGNRRVLSIKRSAAASPATGSAKAHELEERALIELALGASSK; via the coding sequence ATGGCCATCAAAACCCCGCCGCAGAAGCCGTCCGCAAAAACCACAACCAAAGCTGCAACCCTGGCCCCCTCCGGCTCCACGCGCGAGACCGTCTTCGAGATCTTCCGCCGCTGGGGCTACCTTCAGGCCACGCTCGATCCACTCCAGCAATATCTCCCCGCTGAGCCTTTTCCCATCGACGTTCCCGAAGGCGACGAAGCCACCCAGCTCGCACAGGAAGCGCGCGGCTATTACTGCGGCAACATCGCCCTGGAGTTCTCGCACATCGCTTCCCCTGAGAAGCGCCAATGGCTGCAGGAACAGATGGAGCAGCCCACCGCAGCGACCAAAGAGCAGCAGGCGCATACGCTTACGCAGCTCATCAAGGCCGACCTCTTCGAACAGGTGATTCAGCAGCGCTACCTCGGCACCAAGCGCTTCTCGCTCGAAGGCCTGACGGCGCTTATCCCGTATCTCGATCGCACCTTTGAAGTCTCCGCCGAATTCGGCGTCGAGCGCTCTACTTTTGCCATGTCGCATCGCGGTCGCCTCAACGTGATGGTCAACACCGTCGGCCGCAGCGCCGCGGAGATCTTCACCAAGTTCGAAGACGTCGATCCCCGCAGCACCCTCGGCGGCGGTGACGTGAAGTACCACATGGGCGCGACCGGCACGTACACCTCGCCCACGGGCAAAACGGTCGGCCTGCATCTCGCCTCGAACCCCTCGCACCTTGAAGCCGTCGATCCCGTCGTGATGGGACGCGCGCGCGCCAAGCAGATGCGCATTGGCGACGAAGGCACCTGTAAGATCCTTCCCCTCATCATCCACGGCGATGCGGCCTTCGCCGGACAGGGCATCTGGGCAGAGACGCTCGATCTCGCCACCATCTACGGCTACCAGGTCGGCGGAACGATCCAGGTTGTGGTGAACAACCTCCTCGGCTTCACCGCAGAGCCGCAGGAGTCCAACTCCTCGCGCTTCTCCACCGACATCGCCAAGCGCCTTCCCATCCCGATCTTCCACGTCAACGCGGAAGATCCCGACGCTGTCGTTCGCGTTGCCGAGATCGCCGCGAAGTATCGCGCGAAGTTTGCCTCCGACGTCGTCGTCGATCTCGTCGGGTACCGCCGTCATGGCCACTCTGAAGTGGATGATCCCACGGTCACGCAGCCGCGCCGCTACGCCCGCATCAAGGAGACCGCGCCGCTCTACCAGAGCTACGCGAAGACCATCGGCACCGACGCTTCTGCCGAGATCAAGCAGATCCAGGACTCCTTCCTCGAAGACCAGCGCCGCGGCAAGGAAGCCGAGCAGATCCCGCATCTCTCCGAGTTGCCGACCTACTGGGAGCCGTACAAGGGGGGTTATCTCGACGAATCCAACAACGTGCAGACTGGCCTCGATGCTTCTGCAGTAAAAGCGCTCGTGCAGCAGCTCACCAGCTATCCCGCAGACTTCCATATCCATCCCAAGGTGAAGGCGCTCCTCAAGCAGCGTGAAGAGATGGGCGCGGGAACGCGCTCCTTCGACTACGGCATGGCCGAGCTCGTCGCTTACGCTTCGGTACTCAAGACCGGTACGCCCGTCCGCCTCTCCGGTCAGGACTCGCAGCGCGGCACCTTCAATCAGCGCCACTCCGTCTTCGTCGACACCGAGACCGAGCTGCGTTACTCGCCGCTGCAGCACCTCAACGAGGGCCAGGGCCGCTTCGAGGTCTACAACTCCATGCTCTCGGAAGCCGCAGTCCTGGGCTTCGAGTACGGCTACGCGCGCGACTATCCCGAAACGCTCACCCTCTGGGAAGCGCAGTTCGGCGACTTCGCCAACGGCGCACAGATTATCATCGATCAGTTCATCGCGGCAGGCGAAGCCAAGTGGCATCTCCTCTCCGGTCTCGTCATGCTTTTGCCGCATGGCTACGAGGGCCAGGGACCGGAGCACTCCTCCGCACGCATCGAACGCTACCTGCAGCTCTGTGCCACAGACAACATGATCGTCGCGCAGCCTTCGAACGCCGCGCAGTACTTCCACCTGCTTCGCCGCCAGGCGCTGTCCCCGTTCCGCAAACCACTCATCGTCTTCACACCGAAGAGCATGCTGCGCCACCCGGATGCTGTTTCGCCCATCGCAGACTTCGCCGCTCCGCAGTTCCAGAACGTGCTCGCGGACAACGAAGCGAAAGACCCGAAGCGCATCCTGGTCTGCTCCGGCAAGATCGGTCACAACCTCCGCGTTGAACGTGCCAAGCGCGGAGACTACTCGACCGCCATCGTCTTCGTCGAGCAGCTCTACCCCTGGCCGGAAAAAGAGATCTCCGCCGCGCTCGAGCAGTACCCCAATGCGGAAGAGATCGTCTGGGTTCAGGAAGAGCCAGCCAATATGGGTCCGCTCACCTATGCTCTGCCCCTGTTGAAAAAAGATGCTGGCAACCGCCGCGTCCTATCCATCAAGCGCTCCGCCGCTGCTTCACCAGCAACCGGCTCCGCAAAGGCGCACGAGCTTGAAGAGCGAGCGCTCATCGAACTCGCCCTCGGTGCATCGAGCAAATAA